One Beggiatoa leptomitoformis DNA segment encodes these proteins:
- a CDS encoding phosphoribosylaminoimidazolesuccinocarboxamide synthase, which translates to MTTALFESHLTQLPLLHRGKVRDIYGVDDQHLLIVASDRLSAFDVILPTPIPEKGKILTTLSNFWFAMMRAVIPNHLTDISLEQVLTNPAERAQVEGRAIVTRKLTPLPVEAIVRGYVAGSGWKDYQKTGAICGIRLPDGLPQAARLAEPIFTPSSKAAVGQHDENISLDAVNQLIGKDLAAQVQAASIAIYCKARDYALTKGIIIADTKFEFGVDAAGNLVLIDEILTPDSSRFWLADEYQTGISPPSFDKQFVRDYLETLDWNKQPPAPVLPEAVLAKTAEKYREAQQRLMG; encoded by the coding sequence ATGACAACTGCTCTATTTGAATCTCACTTAACGCAACTGCCCTTATTACATCGGGGAAAAGTGCGCGATATTTATGGCGTTGATGACCAACACTTGCTAATTGTTGCAAGCGACCGTTTATCTGCTTTTGATGTTATTCTCCCAACCCCGATTCCTGAAAAAGGCAAAATCCTGACAACCCTCTCTAATTTTTGGTTTGCCATGATGCGTGCGGTTATCCCTAATCATTTAACCGATATTTCTTTAGAACAAGTGCTAACCAATCCCGCAGAACGGGCGCAGGTAGAAGGGCGGGCAATTGTAACCCGCAAGTTAACACCTTTGCCTGTAGAAGCAATTGTGCGTGGTTATGTAGCAGGGTCTGGCTGGAAAGATTATCAAAAAACAGGCGCAATTTGCGGGATTCGCTTACCCGATGGTTTACCCCAAGCCGCCCGCCTTGCCGAGCCGATTTTTACACCGTCAAGTAAAGCGGCTGTTGGTCAACATGATGAAAATATTAGCCTTGATGCAGTAAACCAGCTTATTGGTAAAGACTTAGCCGCGCAAGTACAAGCGGCAAGTATTGCGATTTATTGCAAAGCCCGTGATTACGCATTGACCAAAGGCATCATCATTGCCGATACTAAATTTGAGTTTGGTGTGGATGCAGCAGGCAATTTAGTCTTGATTGACGAAATTTTAACGCCTGATTCTTCGCGTTTTTGGTTAGCTGATGAATATCAAACGGGCATCAGCCCCCCCAGTTTTGATAAGCAATTCGTCCGCGATTATTTAGAAACCTTGGACTGGAATAAGCAACCCCCCGCCCCCGTATTGCCTGAAGCCGTGTTGGCTAAAACCGCTGAAAAATATCGTGAAGCACAACAACGGTTAATGGGGTAA
- a CDS encoding universal stress protein produces MQHYQNILFATDLNTDTVIAARRAVELAHLFHAKLSLAHVVVGLDIGADVNLAPQILTEADLLCVQDAHKRLEMLAQQLDMSVIIEKWLLNSGHVALQIHRLAVEQQIDLIIVASHGKHGFFKLVGSDTTDILEEANCDVLVVRI; encoded by the coding sequence ATGCAACATTATCAGAACATCTTGTTTGCAACAGATTTAAATACCGACACAGTTATTGCGGCTCGACGTGCTGTTGAGCTTGCACATTTGTTTCATGCAAAACTCAGTTTAGCGCATGTTGTCGTAGGCTTAGACATAGGAGCGGATGTAAACCTTGCACCGCAAATTTTGACGGAAGCCGATTTATTATGCGTACAAGATGCCCATAAACGCTTGGAAATGTTAGCACAACAACTTGATATGTCAGTCATTATAGAAAAATGGCTGCTCAACTCTGGACATGTTGCCCTGCAAATACACCGTTTAGCGGTAGAACAACAAATTGATTTAATTATTGTTGCAAGTCATGGTAAACATGGTTTTTTTAAGTTAGTAGGTTCTGATACAACAGATATTTTAGAAGAAGCTAATTGTGATGTGTTAGTAGTAAGGATTTAA
- a CDS encoding form I ribulose bisphosphate carboxylase large subunit, which produces MTTDMNTVINPKDRYKAGVMPYAQMGYWQPDYEPKATDIIALFRITPQEGVDAIEAAAAVAGESSTATWTVVWTDRLTACDMYRAKAYRVDPVPNTPGQYFAYIAYDLDLFEDGSISNLSASIIGNVFGFKPLKALRLEDMRLPPAYIKTFQGPPTGIVVERERLDKFGRPLLGATVKPKLGLSGKNYGRVIYEALKGGLDFVKDDENINSQAFMHWRERFLFAMEAVNRASAATGEVKGHYLNITAATMEDMYERAEFAKELGSVVVMIDLVIGYTAIQSMAKWARKNDMLVHLHRAGHSTYTRQKNHGVSFRVISKWMRLAGVDHIHAGTVVGKLEGDPNTVKGFYDILRDPVVPVCLENGVFFEQDWASLRSVMPVASGGIHAGQMHQLLKLFGDDVILQFGGGTIGHPMGIQAGATANRVALEAMVLARNEGRDIENEGGEILEQAAKWCSPLRAALETWKDVTFNYESTDTADFAPTPTASY; this is translated from the coding sequence ATGACAACAGATATGAATACGGTAATTAACCCCAAAGACCGCTACAAGGCGGGGGTCATGCCTTACGCGCAAATGGGTTATTGGCAACCTGATTATGAACCTAAAGCAACAGATATCATTGCTTTATTTCGGATTACCCCACAAGAAGGTGTGGATGCAATTGAGGCAGCGGCAGCCGTCGCAGGTGAATCTTCCACTGCAACATGGACGGTGGTGTGGACAGACCGTTTAACCGCCTGCGATATGTATCGTGCTAAAGCCTACCGTGTTGACCCCGTGCCAAATACACCCGGTCAATATTTCGCTTATATCGCTTATGATTTAGATTTGTTTGAAGATGGTTCAATTTCCAACTTATCCGCCTCAATTATTGGCAATGTCTTCGGTTTTAAACCATTAAAAGCGTTACGTTTGGAAGACATGCGCCTACCCCCCGCTTATATCAAAACGTTCCAAGGTCCACCAACAGGTATCGTTGTAGAACGGGAACGATTAGATAAATTCGGTCGTCCTTTACTTGGCGCGACAGTAAAACCGAAATTGGGTTTGTCTGGTAAAAACTACGGTCGGGTTATTTATGAAGCCTTAAAAGGGGGATTAGATTTCGTTAAAGATGACGAAAACATTAATTCTCAAGCCTTTATGCACTGGCGGGAACGCTTTTTATTTGCGATGGAAGCCGTTAACCGCGCCTCTGCTGCAACAGGTGAGGTAAAAGGGCATTATCTCAATATCACCGCCGCTACGATGGAAGATATGTATGAACGCGCCGAGTTTGCGAAGGAACTGGGTAGCGTTGTCGTAATGATTGACTTGGTTATCGGTTATACCGCGATTCAATCAATGGCAAAATGGGCGCGGAAAAATGACATGTTGGTGCATTTACACCGTGCAGGACACTCCACCTATACACGCCAGAAAAATCATGGGGTTAGCTTCCGTGTGATTTCTAAGTGGATGCGTCTAGCGGGGGTTGACCATATTCATGCGGGAACAGTTGTCGGTAAGTTAGAAGGTGACCCCAATACAGTAAAAGGATTTTACGATATTTTACGCGACCCTGTTGTTCCCGTGTGTTTAGAAAATGGGGTGTTTTTTGAACAAGATTGGGCATCCTTACGCAGTGTCATGCCTGTTGCTTCGGGTGGGATTCATGCAGGACAAATGCACCAATTATTAAAACTGTTTGGTGACGATGTTATTCTGCAATTTGGGGGTGGGACAATTGGACACCCTATGGGAATTCAAGCAGGTGCAACCGCAAACCGTGTAGCGTTAGAAGCAATGGTATTAGCACGGAACGAAGGACGTGATATTGAAAACGAAGGCGGGGAAATTTTGGAGCAAGCCGCGAAATGGTGTAGCCCTTTACGCGCCGCTTTAGAAACGTGGAAAGATGTGACGTTTAATTACGAATCCACGGATACAGCCGATTTTGCTCCTACTCCAACCGCTAGTTATTAA
- the aqpZ gene encoding aquaporin Z encodes MNKYIAELIGTFWLVFGGCGSAIFAAAFPTLGIGFVGVSLAFGLTVLTMAYAIGHISGCHLNPAVSIGLWAGGRFPTKQLLPYIVAQVVGGLIAGGALYLIATGKTGFDVSAGFASNGYGEHSPNGYSLQSALITEIVLTMIFLFVIMGSTDSRAPHGMAPIAIGLCLTLIHLISIPITNTSVNPARSTGVALFVGDWAIAQLWLFWVAPIIGAVLGAITYRFISQETN; translated from the coding sequence ATGAATAAATATATCGCTGAATTAATTGGAACATTTTGGCTTGTTTTTGGTGGATGTGGCAGTGCAATTTTTGCAGCAGCCTTTCCAACCCTAGGCATTGGTTTTGTTGGCGTATCACTAGCCTTTGGTTTAACTGTTTTAACAATGGCTTATGCTATTGGGCATATTTCAGGTTGTCACCTCAATCCTGCTGTATCCATCGGATTATGGGCAGGTGGGCGTTTCCCAACCAAACAACTACTACCTTACATCGTTGCACAAGTAGTGGGTGGGCTGATTGCAGGGGGGGCTTTATATCTCATTGCGACAGGTAAAACGGGTTTTGATGTTTCCGCAGGATTTGCTTCAAATGGTTACGGTGAACATTCACCCAATGGATATTCGCTACAATCCGCATTAATCACAGAAATTGTATTAACCATGATATTTCTTTTCGTAATTATGGGTTCAACAGACAGTCGTGCGCCACACGGCATGGCACCTATTGCCATTGGACTTTGTCTAACCCTCATTCATCTTATTAGCATTCCTATTACAAATACTTCCGTAAATCCTGCACGCAGTACAGGTGTTGCACTATTCGTTGGTGATTGGGCAATTGCACAACTATGGCTATTCTGGGTTGCGCCAATCATAGGTGCTGTATTGGGTGCTATTACTTATCGTTTTATTAGTCAAGAAACCAATTAA
- the ilvD gene encoding dihydroxy-acid dehydratase yields the protein MANPINKYSAKITQPKSQGASQAMLYGTGMQEADMNKAQIGIASVWYEGNPCNIHLLDLAQRVKEGVTAAGMVGMRFNTIGVSDGISMGTRGMSFSLQSRDLIADSIETIMGGQWYDANISLPGCDKNMPGCLIAMGRLNRPSLMVYGGTIRPGYNKKHETIDIVTAFQSYGAYITGKITEEERQDIVRHACPGAGACGGMYTANTMASAIEALGMSLPYSSSTPATEAYKMDECFRAGAAIRNLLEKDIKPRDIMTRAAFENAMVMVMALGGSTNAVLHLIAIARSVDVNLTIDDFQAVSDRIPFIADLKPSGLYVMEDLHNIGGTPAIMKYLLEKGLLDGDCLTVTGKTVAENLADLPGLSAGQQVIRPLENPIKATGHIQILKGNLAPGGSVAKITGKEGLKFTGTAKVYDCEEDMLVALEQKAIQKGDVVIIRYEGPKGGPGMPEMLTPTSAIMGAGLGQDVALLTDGRFSGGSHGFIVGHIVPEAQEGGPIALVKDGDIITIDAENKRLDMNVSDEELAKRRATWQQPPYNASRGTLYKYIKNVKNASEGCVTDE from the coding sequence ATGGCTAACCCCATCAACAAATATAGTGCCAAAATCACCCAACCCAAATCACAAGGCGCGTCGCAAGCCATGCTTTATGGCACAGGTATGCAAGAAGCCGATATGAACAAGGCACAAATTGGTATTGCCAGCGTTTGGTACGAAGGTAATCCTTGCAATATTCACTTGTTAGACCTCGCGCAAAGAGTCAAAGAAGGTGTTACTGCGGCGGGCATGGTGGGAATGCGCTTTAATACAATTGGTGTCAGTGATGGGATTTCTATGGGAACACGCGGAATGAGTTTTTCCCTACAATCCCGTGATTTAATTGCAGACTCTATTGAAACCATTATGGGCGGTCAATGGTACGATGCCAACATATCTTTACCGGGTTGCGATAAAAATATGCCGGGATGTTTAATCGCAATGGGACGCTTAAACCGTCCATCCCTAATGGTTTACGGGGGGACGATTCGCCCCGGATATAATAAAAAACACGAAACCATTGATATTGTAACGGCTTTTCAATCCTACGGCGCGTATATCACAGGCAAGATTACTGAAGAAGAACGACAAGACATCGTGCGTCACGCCTGTCCCGGTGCGGGAGCCTGCGGCGGAATGTACACGGCAAACACCATGGCATCTGCTATTGAAGCACTAGGCATGAGCTTACCCTACAGCTCATCCACCCCTGCAACAGAAGCCTATAAAATGGATGAATGTTTCCGTGCAGGTGCAGCCATTCGCAACCTACTAGAAAAAGACATCAAACCCCGCGACATCATGACCCGCGCAGCCTTTGAAAATGCAATGGTCATGGTTATGGCATTAGGCGGGTCAACCAATGCCGTACTCCACCTAATCGCTATCGCCCGCTCCGTCGACGTTAACCTAACAATTGATGATTTCCAAGCAGTTAGCGACCGTATTCCCTTCATTGCCGATTTAAAACCAAGCGGTTTATACGTCATGGAAGACCTACATAATATCGGTGGCACACCCGCTATTATGAAATACCTGCTAGAAAAAGGCTTATTAGATGGCGATTGCCTAACCGTGACAGGCAAAACCGTTGCAGAAAATTTAGCCGATTTACCGGGATTAAGTGCAGGACAACAAGTTATTCGTCCCCTAGAAAATCCCATTAAAGCAACAGGACACATCCAAATTCTTAAGGGCAATCTTGCCCCCGGTGGCTCTGTCGCCAAAATCACAGGAAAAGAAGGTCTAAAATTCACAGGCACAGCAAAAGTCTATGACTGTGAAGAAGACATGCTCGTTGCCCTAGAACAAAAAGCAATCCAAAAAGGGGATGTTGTCATCATACGCTACGAAGGCCCTAAAGGTGGCCCCGGTATGCCCGAAATGCTAACGCCCACCTCAGCCATTATGGGCGCAGGCTTAGGACAAGACGTAGCACTGCTTACTGATGGTCGATTCTCGGGTGGTTCACACGGCTTTATTGTTGGACACATCGTCCCTGAAGCCCAAGAAGGCGGCCCTATCGCGCTGGTAAAAGATGGCGACATCATCACCATTGATGCAGAAAATAAACGATTAGATATGAATGTCAGCGATGAAGAACTCGCAAAACGTCGCGCTACATGGCAACAACCGCCCTACAATGCCTCGCGTGGGACATTATACAAATACATTAAAAACGTCAAAAATGCGTCCGAAGGTTGTGTAACAGACGAGTAG
- a CDS encoding SURF1 family protein, which translates to MIKISFLGTTSFLVLCPLFIGLGIWQLDYAQQKQQEKKDYQEYSRSPALLINDAEQIKILKQGQRVKIKGQYLNELHVLLDEQYLQGQAGYVVFSPFQIENSNSIIWVNRGWLAIDVNQIIPSLTAETTPQTLMGVLTQPPAPTQQLTNNTSKQYSTQLLQVQALDYQQLSQTLQRATPPYVLLLLTPQEERFQRFPDSYDTTPNKYYAYAYQWFAFAFALSFLYILFGITHRVTARKTNQ; encoded by the coding sequence ATGATTAAAATATCTTTTCTCGGAACAACCAGTTTTTTAGTATTATGTCCTCTCTTTATTGGTTTGGGTATTTGGCAGTTAGACTATGCCCAACAAAAACAGCAAGAAAAAAAGGATTATCAAGAATATAGTCGTAGCCCCGCACTTCTTATCAATGATGCCGAACAGATTAAGATATTAAAACAAGGACAGCGCGTAAAAATAAAAGGACAATATCTTAATGAATTACATGTGTTACTAGATGAGCAGTATCTGCAAGGACAAGCAGGATATGTGGTATTTAGCCCTTTTCAAATTGAAAACAGTAACAGTATTATTTGGGTTAATCGTGGATGGTTAGCAATAGATGTTAATCAAATAATTCCTTCTCTGACGGCTGAGACGACACCGCAAACGTTAATGGGCGTATTAACACAACCGCCCGCGCCAACGCAACAACTCACAAATAACACAAGCAAACAATACAGTACGCAATTATTGCAAGTGCAAGCGTTAGATTATCAGCAACTCAGCCAAACTCTGCAACGAGCAACCCCCCCCTATGTCTTACTGCTATTAACGCCTCAAGAAGAACGTTTTCAACGTTTTCCTGATAGTTATGATACTACGCCCAATAAATATTATGCTTATGCTTATCAATGGTTTGCTTTCGCATTTGCATTGTCTTTTTTGTACATTTTATTTGGGATTACCCACCGCGTAACGGCAAGAAAAACCAATCAGTAA
- a CDS encoding acyl-CoA thioesterase, producing MINYPPTKLLFTHRLQVRWSDMDKYGRVNHALYFTYMEQAETAWLESLGINLSAKESPVTAKANCAYHLPIFAPMTLIIQIYAGQIGRSSLSLFHTIYAEQEKELIYAQGHTVIVWVNHQIGKSIPLPEKIRQFVELRHD from the coding sequence ATGATTAATTATCCACCAACAAAATTATTATTTACGCATAGATTACAAGTTCGTTGGTCGGATATGGATAAGTACGGACGGGTTAATCATGCGCTATATTTTACTTACATGGAACAAGCTGAAACAGCATGGTTAGAGAGTCTAGGCATTAATTTATCCGCGAAAGAAAGTCCTGTAACGGCTAAAGCAAATTGTGCCTATCACTTGCCTATTTTCGCGCCGATGACACTTATCATTCAAATTTATGCAGGGCAAATAGGGCGTAGTAGTTTGTCGTTATTCCATACAATTTATGCTGAACAAGAAAAAGAATTGATTTATGCACAAGGACATACTGTTATTGTGTGGGTTAATCACCAAATAGGTAAATCCATTCCTTTACCCGAAAAAATTCGTCAATTTGTTGAGTTACGCCATGATTAA
- a CDS encoding DEAD/DEAH box helicase, with the protein MSTETYLTDIAFDSLALSPALLQGLADAGFKHCTPIQASTLPLALSGQDVAGQAQTGTGKTIAFLLAVLAHLLKNPPSERRQANQPRALILAPTRELAIQIAKDCTLLSEHLTLKSLAVYGGEGYHQQRNQLVTGIDVLIGTPGRIIDYYKQHVFNLKAVQAVVLDEADRMFDLGFIKDLRFLLRQLPKPSTRLNLMFSATLSWRVQELAYESLNNPQFVKIDSEAVIADKMIEHLYHVGSEEKLSLLLGILKREQLPPQQSEIPTVFRILIFINTKRTAEKICQTLGNEGYAVALMSGDVVQKRRMQLLQQFALGKIAIMVATDVAARGLHIPAVTHVINYDLPQDAEDYVHRIGRTARAGASGQAISFGCEEYVYSLSDIEEYIGHKIPVLPVEDNLLIKPAPLPKFATPTPQKQQRRPAPPKKSLPPATTSTSTMPTADGSDKPKKRNRLFRNPKKAVTPTSTTG; encoded by the coding sequence ATGAGCACAGAAACCTATTTAACAGATATTGCTTTTGATTCTCTGGCTTTATCTCCTGCCTTACTACAGGGCTTAGCCGATGCAGGCTTTAAGCATTGTACCCCCATCCAAGCCAGCACCTTACCACTCGCCCTTTCAGGACAAGATGTTGCAGGACAGGCGCAAACAGGAACAGGAAAGACAATTGCATTTTTATTAGCGGTCTTAGCGCATTTGTTAAAAAATCCACCCAGCGAAAGACGACAAGCGAATCAACCGCGTGCATTAATTCTTGCGCCAACACGTGAATTAGCGATTCAAATCGCAAAGGATTGTACCTTGTTAAGTGAACATCTTACGCTAAAATCCTTAGCTGTTTATGGCGGAGAAGGTTATCATCAACAACGTAATCAATTGGTTACTGGTATTGATGTATTGATTGGCACACCGGGGCGTATTATTGACTATTACAAACAACATGTTTTTAATTTAAAAGCGGTGCAGGCTGTTGTGTTAGACGAAGCCGACCGTATGTTTGACTTAGGATTTATCAAAGATTTACGTTTTTTACTTCGGCAACTTCCCAAACCCAGCACCCGCTTAAACTTAATGTTTTCTGCAACACTTTCATGGCGTGTTCAAGAACTTGCGTATGAAAGTTTAAATAATCCGCAGTTTGTTAAAATAGACAGTGAAGCAGTGATTGCGGATAAAATGATAGAGCATTTGTATCATGTTGGTTCTGAAGAAAAATTATCGTTGTTACTGGGTATTTTAAAGCGTGAACAATTACCGCCACAACAGAGCGAAATACCAACGGTTTTTCGTATTTTGATTTTTATCAATACGAAACGCACGGCTGAGAAAATTTGCCAAACGTTAGGAAATGAGGGCTATGCTGTCGCATTGATGTCGGGCGATGTTGTGCAAAAACGACGTATGCAGTTATTACAACAATTTGCGCTAGGAAAAATTGCAATTATGGTTGCAACCGATGTCGCGGCACGTGGATTACATATTCCCGCTGTTACACATGTTATTAACTATGATTTACCGCAAGATGCGGAGGATTATGTGCATCGGATTGGACGCACCGCACGCGCAGGCGCATCAGGGCAAGCGATTAGTTTTGGATGTGAAGAGTATGTTTATTCACTCAGTGATATTGAGGAATATATTGGGCATAAAATTCCCGTTTTGCCTGTGGAAGATAATTTATTAATTAAACCCGCACCATTGCCAAAATTCGCAACGCCTACCCCCCAAAAACAACAACGCCGACCTGCTCCCCCAAAAAAATCGTTACCGCCAGCAACAACATCCACATCAACAATGCCTACAGCAGACGGTAGCGATAAGCCAAAAAAACGCAATCGCTTATTTCGTAACCCTAAAAAAGCAGTAACACCTACTTCAACCACAGGCTAA
- a CDS encoding hydrolase, producing the protein MMLMRATQACLLIIDVQERLIHATVESEQVITTCQTLIKVANRLQVPVLMSEQYPKGLGVTVTALRELVPVNNVMEKVHFSCTESENCRQHIQSTHKQQFVLGGIESHVCVQQTALGLIDMGYDVFLVEEAVSSRKMNDKTLALARMREAGVSIVSQEMVMFEWLQRASTPEFKEISQQFIKK; encoded by the coding sequence ATGATGCTGATGCGAGCAACACAGGCTTGTTTACTTATTATTGACGTGCAAGAGCGATTAATTCATGCAACGGTAGAATCGGAACAGGTGATAACTACTTGTCAAACTTTAATAAAAGTTGCAAATCGCTTACAAGTTCCCGTTTTAATGTCCGAGCAATATCCCAAAGGGTTGGGGGTTACTGTTACAGCATTACGTGAGTTAGTCCCTGTTAATAATGTAATGGAAAAAGTCCATTTTAGTTGTACAGAATCTGAAAATTGTCGCCAACATATTCAATCAACGCATAAACAACAATTTGTTTTAGGGGGTATCGAATCACATGTCTGTGTGCAACAAACCGCGTTAGGCTTGATTGATATGGGATACGATGTTTTTTTAGTTGAGGAAGCGGTTTCTTCTCGTAAGATGAATGATAAAACCCTTGCTTTGGCAAGAATGCGAGAAGCGGGTGTCAGTATTGTTAGTCAAGAAATGGTAATGTTTGAATGGTTACAGCGTGCAAGTACACCTGAATTTAAAGAAATTAGTCAACAATTTATTAAAAAATAA
- a CDS encoding lysozyme inhibitor LprI family protein: MLKQIILLCFTVFATSLQAASFDCKKARAELEQTICNDADLSALDSQLGDTYKTLLKSASKRETEYLRETQRYWAQTRGNNCDIRNADCLAALYRQRIATLTFYGDQDYANSATGKVSGIYTYGKTMEMMIEALSDTELSVHITGAEPSTARWICDFGGQGTLEEDILKMNALDDVIITVTFHKGKASVNEGADNLFCGAGGTLNGDYQKKASN, encoded by the coding sequence ATGTTGAAACAAATAATATTGTTATGTTTTACCGTGTTTGCGACGAGCTTGCAAGCGGCGAGTTTTGATTGTAAGAAAGCGCGGGCAGAGTTAGAACAAACAATTTGTAATGATGCAGATTTAAGCGCGCTAGATAGCCAGCTAGGTGATACATACAAAACCTTATTGAAAAGTGCCTCTAAAAGAGAAACCGAATATTTACGTGAAACACAACGTTATTGGGCGCAAACGCGCGGAAATAATTGCGATATTAGAAACGCCGATTGTTTAGCTGCCCTGTATCGTCAGCGAATTGCAACACTGACTTTCTACGGCGACCAAGATTACGCCAATTCAGCGACGGGAAAAGTCAGCGGTATTTATACCTACGGCAAAACGATGGAAATGATGATTGAGGCCTTATCAGATACAGAATTATCTGTTCACATTACAGGTGCTGAACCCAGCACCGCCCGTTGGATTTGTGATTTTGGCGGACAAGGCACATTAGAAGAGGATATTTTAAAAATGAATGCCTTAGATGATGTCATTATTACCGTTACTTTCCATAAAGGAAAAGCCAGTGTTAATGAGGGGGCTGATAACTTATTTTGTGGCGCGGGCGGGACACTAAACGGTGACTATCAAAAAAAAGCAAGTAACTAA
- a CDS encoding ribulose bisphosphate carboxylase small subunit — protein MRVTQGTFSFLPDLTDEQIRAQVEYCLQNNWAIGVEFTDDPHPRNSYWDMWQMPMFDLKDAAAILYEINACRKAYPNHYIKVNAFDSSRWRESLAMSFIVNRPAEEPGFGLVRQECEGRTIRYTIHSYATDKPEGSRYK, from the coding sequence ATGCGCGTCACCCAAGGTACTTTTTCTTTTTTACCTGATTTAACCGATGAGCAAATTCGCGCCCAAGTCGAATATTGTTTGCAAAACAACTGGGCAATTGGGGTCGAGTTTACGGATGACCCACACCCACGCAATAGTTACTGGGATATGTGGCAAATGCCCATGTTTGATTTAAAAGATGCTGCTGCAATTCTGTATGAAATCAATGCGTGTCGTAAAGCCTACCCGAATCATTATATTAAAGTGAATGCCTTTGATTCTAGCCGTTGGCGGGAATCGTTAGCGATGTCTTTTATTGTCAACCGCCCCGCAGAAGAACCGGGGTTTGGTTTGGTACGTCAAGAATGTGAGGGGCGGACAATTCGTTACACAATCCACAGTTACGCAACTGACAAACCTGAAGGCAGCCGCTACAAATAA